One window of Colias croceus chromosome 6, ilColCroc2.1 genomic DNA carries:
- the LOC123692718 gene encoding UDP-glucosyltransferase 2-like — protein MLRWLILIIVSIVLNLVECARILAIFPTPSISHQVVFRPIVHELARRGHDVVLITPDPVFPKGKSPTNLTEIDVHDVSYKYVGQLLSSARGRKEDFMVQLRAIFEVMPLIFEAQLEVSEVQKAILEERDTYDLVIVEACVRAAIGLSHIIKAPMIQISSLGVAAPQYAITGSPIHPFLYPTPLQQRIYNLTLLEKISQTFSFITLVYHIYSTQHLDYKLTGKYFGEDMPRFETLFRNVKMILVNEHPLWTDNRPVAPNILYIGGIHQAPDKPLSNDLQKYLDSSKNGVIYISFGSNVKSHDLDPDKIKVMADVLSELPYDVLWKWDSDTLPGNSKNIKTSKWFPQTDLLKHPNVKVFVTQGGLQSTDEAINAAVPLIGIPMLADQWYNVEKYVHHKIGMSLEFPSLTAEGFKNALETVIKDPSYKNNIIRLRSLMREHPVPPLENAVWWIEHIIRHGGDHLQPPTAGMYGFIEYYEVRLFLTLLSILLITLYLKLLLIRFIFRLGKKLIAKEKKIKVQ, from the exons ATGTTACGTTGgttgatattaataatagtatcgattgtattaaatttagtaGAATGTGCAAGGATTTTAGCTATATTTCCTACACCGTCGATAAGTCACCAAGTGGTATTCCGACCTATAGTGCATGAATTAGCGAGACGAGGTCATGATGTTGTGCTAATTACCCCTGATCCAGTGTTCCCTAAGGGCAAATCTCCTACAAACCTAACAGAAATCGACGTACACGATgtatcatataaatatgtcggtcaattattatcatcagCTAGAGGAAGAAAAGAGGACTTCATGGTGCAATTGAGAGCAATTTTCGAAGTAATGCCTTTAATATTTGAAGCCCAACTTGAAGTATCTGAAGTGCAAAAAGCCATTTTGGAAGAAAGGGATACGTACGATTTAGTGATTGTCGAAGCATGTGTGAGAGCTGCAATAGGATTGAGCCATATAATAAAGGCACCAATGATTCAAATCAGTTCATTGGGTGTTGCAGCACCACAATACGCTATAACAGGTTCTCCAATACATCCTTTCCTGTATCCAACACCACTACAACAacgtatttacaatttaacacTACTTGAGAAAATCAGTCaaacattttcattcataACTCTGGTCTATCATATTTATAGTACGCAGCATCTAGATTATAAGCTGACTGGAAAGTACTTTGGTGAGGACATGCCTCGCTTCGAAACCTTATTCAGGAACGTAAAAATGATTCTTGTTAATGAGCACCCTCTCTGGACTGACAATCGACCAGTTGCTCCAAACATTCTCTATATTGGAGGAATACATCAAGCGCCGGATAAACCTTTGTCAAAT GATCTCCAAAAATACCTGGATTCATCTAAAAATGGCGTTATTTACATAAGTTTTGGATCTAATGTGAAATCACATGATCTTGATcctgataaaattaaagttatgGCAGACGTTTTGTCGGAACTACCGTATGATGTGTTGTGGAAATGGGACAGTGACACATTACCTGGAAActctaaaaatatcaaaacgtCCAAGTGGTTCCCACAAACTGATCTCTTAA AACATCCCAATGTTAAAGTATTCGTAACACAAGGTGGACTACAATCAACTGACGAAGCCATTAATGCTGCAGTCCCTCTAATCGGTATTCCAATGCTAGCCGATCAATGGTATAATGTCGAAAAATACGTTCATCATAAAATAGGAATGAGTCTAGAATTTCCTAGTCTTACAGCTGAAGGATTTAAAAATGCCCTTGAAACTGTTATCAAGGATCCGAg ctataaaaacaacattattcGATTGCGTTCCTTGATGAGAGAGCATCCAGTCCCTCCTTTGGAAAACGCTGTGTGGTGGATCGAGCATATTATTCGACATGGCGGGGACCACCTCCAACCACCAACTGCTGGCATGTACGGCTTCATCGAATATTATGAAGTTCGACTATTCCTAACATTGTTATCAATCCTGCTCATAACATTGTACCTTAAATTATTGCTCATAAGGTTCATTTTTAGATTAGGGAAAAAATTAATAGCGAAGGAAAAGAAAATCAAAGTAcaataa
- the LOC123692717 gene encoding uncharacterized protein LOC123692717, which translates to MVHKYLFVSVLLVLCCLHNVSSRPSNNESGPEKVEMPIESTPQGASSKEERSIYYQSDPAVLQDGTTLDIVDKIKAINEGLKKPHRQQYNYNKPQTGGGYVIDKDILEKIQQAIASGKIHTNGGPQKQQENNLLQNEEENFKRYIHSRSLRQNLGVPVMQQPYLMNIPVLIMPQNTDLYNRFAINNDLKSMSQNDVYQSRQESFFPSFPSFPSFPSFPSLSSFPFQSFQWPFSQLFPFIIKDPFLAFSQSGGFNNLIEYGQNADVCTRKQKSVNDETDETIPVENDFEDGSLEPLQAEHRREARALKKRTVDNQSVNQEIENGKQPKKIYVTRPVTTNIKKTTKKPYYVEEIEEVKNEESGDLRFPFGDFGWFGNRKPVAPSPGFFINKLRVRKGGVAIAGPGGVATAGRGGTAIVGPGGLAYTQPGGLAVAGPAARVVALSPDVDLNALITRIRQENDPSVPRSQQPIREGKVVATGPVVFYHPNEQTFATRYPETEERSTNVDWQPDTTDSFYYDGMGIMQRVKPGLQFVLRLNPEALAVSGARGSSIANPVSQVFINSSDKGSIMHSPVATAVAGPGGIAHADSTQYLPFYGGAKGQYLEIKKDTAGSVLSEKIVPEDSLSNENVFKNSEDNLQSKLFATNLGQLKSLSTSLLRLHNLGRRLGYLGTNEKERFKTQLASLGEAASNTIKIVDEIGEDFDVLFKKNKPESPVSRGYENYDDSAEEGISVGSDDNDNVLDRATIAEAKPVGLAVVGENGLAASRPMATAVAASGVALARPIATAIAGIDPTLLGIAFQHNPLEKSIKVNGKYVA; encoded by the exons TTACTAGTATTGTGCTGTCTCCACAACGTGTCTTCCCGACCTTCAAACAATGA gtCTGGTCCAGAAAAAGTGGAGATGCCAATCGAAAGCACACCTCAGGGCGCATCATCAAAAGAAGAGCGATCTATTTATTACCAATCAGATCCCGCAGTACTTCAAGACGGAACCACTCTCGATAtagttgataaaattaaagctATCAATGAGGGTCTCAAGAAGCCACATCGTCAACAATACAATTACAACAAACCGCAAACAGGCGGTGGTTACGTAATCGATAAAGATATTTTGGAAAAGATCCAACAAGCTATCGCGTCTGGTAAAATTCATACTAACGGTGGACCGCAAAAGCAACAAGAAAATAACTTGTTACAAAACGAGGAAGAAAACTTCAAGCGTTACATACATTCAAGATCACTTAGACAAAATCTAGGAGTTCCTGTAATGCAACAACCATATTTAATGAACATCCCCGTTTTAATAATGCCACAAAATACAGACTTGTACAATCGATTCgctataaataatgatttaaaatctATGTCGCAAAATGATGTTTATCAAAGCAGACAAGAATCCTTTTTTCCCAGTTTTCCATCGTTCCCATCGTTTCCATCATTTCCTTCATTGTCATCATTTCCATTTCAAAGCTTTCAATGGCCATTTTCTCAATTATTCCCATTTATCATAAAGGATCCATTCTTAGCCTTCAGCCAATCTGGAGgctttaataacttaattgAATATGGTCAAAATGCTGATGTTTGTACTCGAAAGCAAAAATCTGTAAATGACGAAACAGACGAAACAATTCCTGTAGAAAATGACTTTGAAGATGGAAGCTTGGAACCTTTACAAGCAGAACACAGAAGAGAAGCACGCGCTTTGAAAAAGCGTACTGTAGATAACCAGTCCGTAAATCAAGAAATTGAAAATGGTAAACAGCCAAAGAAAATATACGTAACTAGACCAGTtacaacaaatataaaaaagactACTAAAAAGCCATATTATGTTGAAGAAATTGAGGAAGTTAAAAATGAAGAATCAGGGGATCTACGTTTTCCTTTTGGTGATTTTGGTTGGTTTGGAAATAGAAAGCCTGTAGCACCGAGTCCTGGGTTTTTCATCAACAAACTGCGTGTCAGGAAAGGAGGTGTTGCAATTGCTGGACCGGGCGGTGTAGCAACAGCTGGCAGAGGGGGTACTGCGATAGTTGGGCCCGGAGGTCTGGCATACACTCAGCCTGGTGGATTGGCCGTTGCTGGACCGGCCGCACGAGTCGTCGCCTTATCTCCAGATGTAGACCTAAATGCCCTCATCACACGTATTCGTCAAGAAAACGACCCATCAGTACCGCGTTCTCAACAACCGATTAGAGAAGGAAAAGTAGTCGCAACTGGACCTGTTGTTTTTTATCATCCCAACGAACAAACA TTTGCAACTAGATATCCTGAAACGGAAGAAAGAAGTACTAACGTGGATTGGCAGCCGGATACGACGGATTCGTTCTATTACGACGGTATGGGGATAATGCAAAGGGTGAAGCCGGGTTTGCAGTTTGTTCTTCGCCTTAATCCAGAAGCACTCGCGGTGAGCGGTGCACGAGGCTCTTCTATAGCTAATCCAGTTTCacaagtatttattaatagtagCGATAAGGGCTCCATAATGCATAGTCCCGTAGCAACAGCTGTTGCAGGACCGGGTGGCATTGCACACGC CGATTCAACACAATACCTGCCATTCTATGGTGGAGCCAAAGGCCagtatttagaaattaaaaaggaCACTGCAGGCTCCGTTCTCAGTGAAAAGATAGTCCCTGAAGACAGCCTTAgtaatgaaaatgtatttaagaaTAGCGAAGACAACTTACAATCTAAGCTTTTTGCTACAAATCTTGGGCAATTGAAATCTTTATCTACAAGTTTGTTGAGATTACACAATCTAGGCAGAAGGCTAGGATATTTGGGAACTAATGAGAAGGAAAGGTTCAAGACTCAATTGGCATCGCTTGGAGAGGCTGCGTCAAATACCATTAAGATTGTTGATGAGATTGGTGAAGATTTTGATGTGTTGTTCAAGAAAAATAAACCTGAATCACCCGTTTCAAGGGGATATGAAAACTATGATGAT agtGCCGAAGAAGGAATCAGCGTTGGTTCTGATGATAATGACAATGTACTCGACAGAGCTACGATTGCTGAAGCCAAACCTGTTG GTCTGGCAGTAGTTGGAGAGAACGGCTTAGCAGCATCACGACCCATGGCAACAGCTGTCGCAGCTTCTGGAGTCGCTCTAGCCAGACCCATTGCCACTGCCATAGCTGGTATTGACCCAACCTTACTTGGCATCGCATTCCAACATAACCCACTCGAAAAAAGCATTAAAGTTAACGGCAAATACGTAGCTTGA
- the LOC123692846 gene encoding uncharacterized protein LOC123692846 isoform X2 — MAVLLFVFAAICAVGAAPPQQYYNAQTHASLQQAIPLEYYLSANNPGAVNYYSQQQKEANENSETSSRLENLDPNTEVELVPGVQQPQQPPQQQPVYPTIPGLLPGQKVYILMQGPGGVNYRPLYILSQMPVQNPGYTGYQNSILVDPSGRPLQNPNGFGAQVAPYPFGYQNPYQPIHAGYSLNQLVLQHQPQIEPEEKANGKSNQIQSKNRPSK, encoded by the exons ATGGCTGTGTTACTT tttgTATTTGCAGCAATTTGCGCAGTCGGCGCCGCACCGCCGCAGCAGTATTATAATGCGCAGACGCATGCGTCACTGCAACAAGCTATTCc actggaatattatttaagtgCAAATAATCCAGGAGCAGTTAACTACTACAGTCAACAACAGAAAGaag CGAATGAAAATAGCGAGACGTCATCTAGATTAGAGAATCTGGATCCAAATACAGAAGTAGAGTTAGTACCTGGTGTACAACAACCTCAGCAACCACCACAGCAG CAACCTGTGTATCCCACTATTCCCGGATTGTTACCGGGCCAAAAAGTTTACATCTTGATGCAAGG accCGGTGGTGTGAACTACCGACCTCTTTACATCCTTTCACAAATGCCTGTACAAAACCCTGGCTATACTG GTTACCAAAACTCAATCCTAGTGGATCCCTCCGGCCGGCCGCTGCAGAACCCTAACGGATTTGGTGCCCAAGTCGCTCCTTACCCGTTTGGGTATCAAAATCCTTACCA ACCAATTCATGCGGGTTACAGTTTGAACCAGTTAGTTCTACAACATCAACCTCAAATAGAGCCTGAAGAAAAAGCTAATGGTAAG AGCAATCAAATTCAGAGCAAAAATCGGCCAAGCAAGTGA
- the LOC123692846 gene encoding uncharacterized protein LOC123692846 isoform X1 encodes MAVLLFVFAAICAVGAAPPQQYYNAQTHASLQQAIPLEYYLSANNPGAVNYYSQQQKEANENSETSSRLENLDPNTEVELVPGVQQPQQPPQQQPVYPTIPGLLPGQKVYILMQGPGGVNYRPLYILSQMPVQNPGYTGYQNSILVDPSGRPLQNPNGFGAQVAPYPFGYQNPYQPIHAGYSLNQLVLQHQPQIEPEEKANEQSNSEQKSAKQVNVEQKENIDSSNVRPLKNQRN; translated from the exons ATGGCTGTGTTACTT tttgTATTTGCAGCAATTTGCGCAGTCGGCGCCGCACCGCCGCAGCAGTATTATAATGCGCAGACGCATGCGTCACTGCAACAAGCTATTCc actggaatattatttaagtgCAAATAATCCAGGAGCAGTTAACTACTACAGTCAACAACAGAAAGaag CGAATGAAAATAGCGAGACGTCATCTAGATTAGAGAATCTGGATCCAAATACAGAAGTAGAGTTAGTACCTGGTGTACAACAACCTCAGCAACCACCACAGCAG CAACCTGTGTATCCCACTATTCCCGGATTGTTACCGGGCCAAAAAGTTTACATCTTGATGCAAGG accCGGTGGTGTGAACTACCGACCTCTTTACATCCTTTCACAAATGCCTGTACAAAACCCTGGCTATACTG GTTACCAAAACTCAATCCTAGTGGATCCCTCCGGCCGGCCGCTGCAGAACCCTAACGGATTTGGTGCCCAAGTCGCTCCTTACCCGTTTGGGTATCAAAATCCTTACCA ACCAATTCATGCGGGTTACAGTTTGAACCAGTTAGTTCTACAACATCAACCTCAAATAGAGCCTGAAGAAAAAGCTAATG AGCAATCAAATTCAGAGCAAAAATCGGCCAAGCAAGTGAATGTGGAAcagaaagaaaatattgacTCAAGCAACGTTCGACCGTTGAAAAatcaaagaaatt